A stretch of the Carassius carassius chromosome 6, fCarCar2.1, whole genome shotgun sequence genome encodes the following:
- the LOC132142157 gene encoding fibrinogen gamma chain-like, giving the protein MASFMHAAVSILLLSTLTSAQMRGDFSPTQDICNPNDGFGVYCPTTCGVADYLQRYAPDMDRELDKMEQDLEDIFNLTRGAQDKVVYLKDSHTQAQKQAPDTYIKKSTSMLDDILRFEKSILAQEDQIYQLQSILQANEKRITDLKQMSQQLDQMCKEPCKDTVEIQTVTGKDCQEIANKGAKVSGLYYVKPARAPEAFLVYCEIDSFGRGWTVLQRRRDGSVDFNKQWIQYKEGFGYLSPDDRTEFWLGNEKIHLLSVQSNVPYVLRIEMIDWEGNKKYADYATFKLGPEIDAYRLTYAYYFGGDAGDAFDGFDFGDDPSDKFYTSHNGMQFSTPDKDNDKYNENCAKDEGSGWWMNRCHAAHLNGKYYQSGKYTEKDSQNGYDDGIIWATWHSRWYSLKETTMKIIPINRIAAGGQESGSKQFGGLGDI; this is encoded by the exons ATGGCCTCGTTCATGCATGCAGCTGTCTCCATCCTGCTGCTGTCCACACTAACCTCAGCG CAGATGAGAGGAGACTTTTCTCCAACGCAAGACATTTGTAACCCAAACGATGGGTTT GGGGTGTACTGCCCAACCACATGTGGAGTTGCTGATTACCTACAGAGGTACGCGCCTGATATGGACAGAGAGCTGGATAAAATGGAGCAGGATTTGGAGGATATCTTCAACCTTACCAGAGGAGCGCAGGACAAAGTGGTCTACCTGAAGGACTCACATACACAAGCACAAAAACAAGCACCAG atacATACATCAAAAAATCTACAAGCATGCTTGATGATATACTGCGATTTGAGAAGAGCATTCTCGCTCAGGAAGATCAAATATA TCAGCTGCAGTCAATCCTTCAGGCTAACGAAAAAAGAATAACAGATTTAAAGCAGATGTCCCAACAGCTGGACCAGATGTGCAAAGAGCCCTGCAAAGACACTGTGGAGATTCAGACAGTCACGGGCAAAG ATTGTCAGGAGATTGCAAACAAAGGTGCTAAGGTCAGTGGGCTCTACTATGTGAAACCAGCCAGGGCTCCAGAGGCGTTCTTGGTCTACTGTGAGATAGACAGCTTTGGACGTGGATGGACTGTCCTTCAGAGG AGACGGGATGGCAGTGTCGACTTCAACAAACAATGGATTCAGTATAAGGAAGGCTTTGGGTACCTCTCACCAGACGACAGAACTGAGTTCTGGCTGGGGAATGAGAAGATACATCTGTTGTCTGTTCAGTCCAATGTGCCTTATGTGCTGAGGATAGAGATGATCGACTGGGAAGGCAACAAAAA GTATGCCGACTACGCCACTTTCAAGCTCGGACCAGAAATCGATGCATACCGCTTGACGTATGCGTATTACTTTGGTGGCGACGCTGGCGATGCCTTTGATGGTTTCGACTTCGGCGATGATCCCAGTGACAAATTCTACACGTCTCACAATGGCATGCAGTTCAGCACACCTGACAAAGACAACGACAAGTACAATGAAAACTGTGCCAAGGATGAAGGGTCCGGCTGGTGGATGAACCGATGCCATGCCGCTCATCTCAATGGAAAATACTACCAGA GTGGCAAGTACACGGAGAAGGACTCGCAGAATGGATATGACGATGGCATTATTTGGGCCACGTGGCACAGTCGCTGGTATTCTCTGAAGGAGACCACCATGAAGATCATTCCCATCAACAGAATCGCTGCCGGAGGCCAGGAAAGCGGTTCCAAGCAGTTCGGAGGCCTGGGAGACATTTAA
- the plrg1 gene encoding pleiotropic regulator 1 — MTEDVQKHSVHTLVFRSLKRTHDMFVSDHAKAVALDDQSYKMKMAVKMRAEYKPVLHMPVLKEGRERGSDPYGPLGYTLPDASPDYMVTGTHPYPSAPGVALTADTQMQKMPSEAAVHSMALALPPAQARQEASRTAASVAEIHRHAGAGERSHPPQHALSLLEGGTKSSALVPRKAPTMPKPQWHPPWKLYRVISGHLGWVRSIAVEPGNQWFVTGSADRTIKIWDLASGKLKLSLTGHISTVRGVAVSTRSPYLFSCGEDKQVKCWDLEYNKVIRHYHGHLSAVYDLDLHPTIDVLVTCSRDATARVWDIRSKANVHTLSGHTNTVATVKCQSAEPQVVTGSHDTTIRLWDLVAGKTRATLTNHKKSVRALVLHPRQYTFASGSPDNIKQWKCPDGNFIQNLSGHNAIINTLAVNSDGVLVSGADNGTIHMWDWRTGYNFQRIHAAVQPGSLDSESGIFACVFDQSESRLITAEADKTIKVYKEDDTATEESHPVNWKPEILKRKRF, encoded by the exons ATGACTGAG GACGTACAGAAGCACTCGGTGCACACACTCGTGTTCCGCTCTTTGAAGAGGACTCATGATATGTTTGTGTCGGATCACGCTAAAGCAGTAGCGCTGGACGATCAGAG CTACAAGATGAAGATGGCAGTGAAGATGCGAGCGGAGTATAAGCCCGTGCTGCACATGCCTGTGCTGAAGGAGGGTCGAGAGCGAGGGTCTGACCCCTACGGCCCGCTGGGATACACGCTGCCCG ATGCTAGTCCAGATTACATGGTGACCGGGACTCATCCGTATCCATCTGCTCCGG GAGTGGCCCTCACTGCAGACACACAGATGCAGAAGATGCCCAGTGAAGCAGCTGTTCACTCCATGGCTCTGGCTCTTCCTCCAGCTCAAGCCAG GCAGGAAGCCAGTCGGACTGCAGCCAGTGTGGCAGAAATCCACCGACACGCCGGAGCCGGGGAGCGATCGCATCCACCGCAGCACGCACTG TCTCTCCTGGAGGGAGGCACAAAGAGTTCTGCACTGGTGCCTAGAAAGGCTCCCACTATGCCCAAACCTCAGTGGCACCCCCCATGGAAACTGTACCGA GTCATCAGTGGTCATCTGGGTTGGGTCAGATCTATAGCAGTGGAGCCTGGGAACCAGTGGTTTGTGACTGGATCAGCAGACAGGACTATAAAG ATCTGGGATCTTGCGAGCGGGAAGCTGAAGCTGTCTCTGACGGGTCACATCAGCACCGTGAGAGGAGTCGCAGTCAGCACTCGCAGTCCTTACCTCTTCTCCTGCGGCGAGGACAAGCAGGTCAAGTGCTGGGATCTGGAGTACAACAAG GTTATACGACACTATCACGGCCATCTGAGCGCAGTCTATGACCTGGACCTCCATCCTACCATTGATGTGCTGGTGACCTGCAGCAGAGATGCCACCGCCAGA gttTGGGACATCAGGTCCAAGGCAAATGTCCACACTCTTTctggacacacaaacacagtggcCACCGTCAAATGTCAAAGTGCCGAACCTCAGGTGGTTACAG GAAGTCATGACACCACCATCAGACTCTGGGATCTGGTCGCTGGCAAGACTAGAGCCACTCTGACCAATCACAAGAAGTCTGTCAGAGCGCTGGTGCTCCATCCCAGACA GTACACCTTTGCCTCTGGCTCTCCAGACAACATCAAGCAGTGGAAATGTCCCGATGGGAACTTCATCCAAAACCTTTCAGGACACAACGCCATTATCAACACGCTGGCGGTCAATTCAGACGGCGTTCTGGTGTCAGGAG CTGATAACGGCACCATTCACATGTGGGACTGGAGGACTGGCTACAACTTCCAGAGGATCCATGCGGCGGTGCAGCCCGGCTCTCTGGACAGCGAGTCTGGGATCTTTGCGTGTGTGTTCGATCAGTCTGAGAGCCGCCTCATTACAGCAGAGGCCGACAAAACCATCAAGGTCTACAAAGAGGACGACACGGCT ACTGAGGAGTCCCATCCGGTTAATTGGAAACCTGAGATTCTGAAGAGGAAAAgattttag